From a region of the Helicobacter hepaticus ATCC 51449 genome:
- a CDS encoding NfeD family protein, giving the protein MSALILLGVGIAVIIAEIFFGSFFLLFVGIGFCITSAIEFFIGFHHFGNAFVWQAVSICLFSLLSLVALRKPIKSWFSHSQVYEDSLLEGGIGEIQQGMVYFKGTLWAYEQESKENSQQPSYNLQEGDKVKVLEIKDNKAIIQP; this is encoded by the coding sequence ATGTCAGCTTTAATATTGCTAGGTGTAGGTATTGCTGTGATAATAGCTGAAATATTTTTTGGCTCGTTTTTTCTTTTATTTGTGGGCATAGGATTTTGTATAACATCAGCTATTGAATTTTTTATTGGTTTTCATCACTTTGGAAATGCTTTTGTGTGGCAGGCTGTGAGTATTTGTCTTTTTTCGCTCCTCTCACTTGTAGCACTAAGAAAACCCATAAAATCGTGGTTTAGCCACTCACAAGTATATGAAGATAGCTTACTAGAGGGTGGCATAGGCGAAATACAACAAGGAATGGTGTATTTTAAAGGCACTTTGTGGGCGTATGAGCAAGAGAGCAAAGAGAATAGCCAGCAGCCTTCTTATAACTTGCAAGAGGGAGATAAGGTTAAAGTGCTAGAGATTAAGGATAATAAGGCAATTATTCAACCGTAA